The genomic interval CGGGGGTGGGGATCACCTGCGTCGGCTCGCAGCCGACGAATTCGGCCGCGGCGGCGCGGAACTCGGAATAGTCGTCGTCCGGGTAGCGGCGGGACTCCTCGAGCGCGGCCGCGTAGACGTCGTCGACGCCCTCGGGAGTGCGGGGGTTGGTGTTAGCCGAGAAGTCGAGCACGTCCTGGTCAGGTTCGCCGCCGTGGGGGACCCGTTCGGCGGTGCGGATCGACTCAGGATCCACGAGTGTCCTCCGTCGCCGTCCCATCGTCCACCTGTTCGTCGTTTCTCCCGTCGCCTTCGCTCTCGATCCCGAGCCGGGCGCAGACCGCTTCCAATCGGTCCCTGACCTCGCGCATCCGCCCGTCGGCGTCGGGGACCAGCGAGAGCGCACCGCCCATCGCGACGCCCTCCTTGGCCTCGCCGGCGCGGTAGCGCGCCATCGCGACGTGGTCGCGCTCGTCGAAGCCCGGATCCGTCACGGTCAGCTCGCAGTTGAACCGCTCGCAGGCCGCCGCGAGGTCGTCGCCCCGCTCGTCGGCCACGAACGAGGTGGTCGCGATCGACAGTCCCGCGTCGACGTCCGCGTGGCGCAGCAGGGCCGCGACGGCGACCATCTGCGTTCCGCCGGCCAGGGTCACGTCGGTCTCGGCCGCGAGCGCCCCGGCCGCGATCCCGGCCACCGTCGGCTGGACGGGATCGCCGACCGCCTCGACCGCCTCGAGCGGCGCGCCCTCGCAGTCGCCCGGTTCGAGGCCGCTCGCTGCCAGGCCCTCGTCGACGACGCGTCGCTTGCGTTCGATCGGGTTCTCGGGCAGCGACGAGGAGACGCCGGTCGGTTCCCCGAGCGCGGTGAGGACGCCGAGCGCCGTGGTCGTGCCGCCTGGCACCGTTTCGCCGATCAGGAGCTCGTCGTCCGGCAGGCTCGTCCCGTAGTCGTACGCGCGGTCGAAGACGGCGTTCGCGTCCGGCACGGCCGCGTCCTCGCGGATGTCGTTGCCCGGTTCCACGCCGAGATCGACCGTCGGCGCGGCGGTGGACCGCGCGAGTCCGGCGTCGATCGCGGCGAGATCGAAGCCGACGACCTCCTGGACGGCCCTGGTCACTGCCGCGGGCGTCGGACAGCCGTTCGGGCTCACCGGGGTCACCGGCGCGGCGACCGGCTCCCCGTACGCGAGGATCTCGACGTCCGCGGAGGGGGTATGTTCCATCAGCTCCGGGGCGGCTCCGGCGGCGCTGATGCCGTCGATCAGGGCCGTTTCGGTCGTGCCGGCGGGGAGGAGGACGCGCATCGCTATCGCTCCTCCGCGTCCGTCTCCGCGTCCGACGACGTCTCCGACTCCGTCGTCGTCACCGGTTCCGTCCGCCGATCCCGCAGCAGCTCGGTCGCGAGACGGGCGTCTTCGAGTCGGTTCACGTTCACTGCCAGTCGCGAGTCGTAGTACACGTCGGTCATAGTCGTGGTATCGTCCGGATCGCCGACCACGTTGACCCCGGTCGGCGCAAGGTGGTCCTCCGGTTCGAGTCGTGCGTCGATGCTGACGCCCAGGCGCCGCTTGAGCGCCGCGGGGACGCAGACCGTCCGCGAGGCGCCGCCGTCCCCGCGGGCTGCGAGCACACGATCGACGACTGCCGCCTCGAGCAGCGGCAGATCCGCGGCGACGGTCAGGACCGGCGGCTCGATTTCGGAGCGGTCGAGGACGGCAAGCAGATCAGCCACGTAGCCGTCGCCAGGCGTCTCGATTGTCGCGACACCGTCGACCGATTCGAGGTGGGATCGCGTTTCGGGCGCGTTCGGCGAGACGGCGGCGTGGATCGCCTCGATCCGGCTCTCCCGGAGCGCCCCGAGCACGCGATCGACCATCGGGTCGCCGTCGATCGGGTGCAGCGGCTTCTCGTGGGGACTCTCGAGGCGGGTGCCTTTCCCGCCGCACATCACGAGAGCGTCCACGCGATCACCCCCAGGTGGACGCCGGCGACGCGGCCGATCTCGTTGGCCGCGCCGAAGATATCGCCGCTTATCCCGCCGAGGTGGCGGTCCGCCCAGTACCACGGGAGGCCGATCCCCGCGACCGCGCCGCAGAGCGCGACCGCCGGGACGGGCCGCGGCCAGGTGAGCGCGACAGCGGGCAGGGCGACGACCGCGGGCGCGACGAAGGAGGCGGGCCCCGACGCCGCGGTGAACTGCGCGCCCATCCCCTCGGTGGCTGCCCGGCCGAAACAGGCCATCGCGGCCATCCCGAGTTTCGTCCCGACCTCGGCGCCGATCGCGACGCCGATTGCTGCACGGACGGGGAGGCCCGCCAGGCCGAGGCCGCCGAGTGCCAGCGCGGCGACGGTGAGCGCCACCGCCAGTAGGGCCCCGACGCCGGTCGTCGTGTCCTTGAGCACCTCGCGGCGGCGCTCGACGTCGCCGTGGACCGCCAGCGCGTCGCCGAGGTCCGCGACGCCGTCGAGGTGGTGAATCCCCGTGACGGCGTAGACGGCCAGCAGATAGCCCGCGGCCACGGTCGGCGCGGGCAGCGCGTCGGCCGCGAGCAACGGGACGGCCGTCAGCGCCCCCGCGACGGCGCCGACGATCGGAAACGCCGCCGGCGTCGATCGAAACGCCTCCCAGTCGCCCTCGCGGTGGCTCACCGGGAGCCGCGTCAGGAACCCGACGGCGCCGCGGACGGCGCCGAGCCAGCGTGCGATCACCGCCATCCCGGGCTCACCTCCGTCGCCCAGCGACCGAGCAAGACGAGCGCGGAACCGCCGACCGAGGCGAGCGCGAGTCCGGTCACGGCCGCGCCCCCGCGGTCGACCGCGAGCGCCGCGGCCAGTTCGTCGACGACCAGCGCGAGGACGGCAGCCACGACGACCGAGACGACGGCCGCCAGGCCGACCAGCGAGATGGCCCGCTCGCCGTCGGCGAGCGTCGGGAGGTCGGCACCCGGATTGAGAACGTAGACGGCCGGTTTCTCGAGGCGGACGCCGAGGACGCAGGCCAGCGTCGCCATCGGCCACCCGGAGTTCGGCGAGGGCGGCGCTCGTGCCCACTGCCGAGCGCGGGCGAGCGCGAACGGGTCGGCCGCGGCGACGGCGATCGCGGCCGCCGTGAGGCGAGCGGGGACGAACATCACCAGATCGTCCAGACGCGCGCTCGCGGTGCCGATCGGCTTCGACGGGTAGCCGAGCATCGAGTCCAGTGTGTTGACGCCCTTGACCCAAGCGGCGGCCGCCGCGGCGGCCGGCAGCGAGATCGGCGCGAGCACCGCGAACGGGAGCAGCGTCGCGACCAGGCCGTCCGCGAGATTCTCCGCCGCGCTCTCGACGGCGGCGCTGCGGAGTTGGCCGGCCGAGAGGGTCGACGTATCGCGGCCGACCAGGCCGCGGATCCGCTCGCGGGCCTGGTCGAAGTCGCCCTCGTCCGATCCCTTGTTCTGGGGCTCAGCGTCGGTCGCCGCGATCACCTCCTCGGTGAGATCGAGCAGCGAGCGTAGGCTCGTCGTCAGGAAGAGCACGACCGCGGCGGCGACGCCGCCGGCCGTCGGATGCGCGTCGGTCGCGGCGAGGACGACGCCGCCGGCGACCGCGGCCGGGATCAGGGGAGCCCCGACGGCGATCGCGACCCCGACCGCTCGTTGCCCGCGGTCGTCGGGACGCCACTCTCGATCGAGCGTGCCGACCAGGCGACCGAACCAGGCCACCGGATGGGCTGCGGTTGGCGGCTCGGCGATCAGGAGATCGAGGCTGAACGCGAGGCCGATGATCGCCAGCGTCGTCAGGCTCACGGCGTCGCCTCCATAGTATGTTCCGTGCGTTCCGGATGGCGACGATTACTCATGACTGCTGTGATCGTTCGGGGACGCCAGGCGCGCCGGCACGTCTTCGAGTGGGCAGTCCTCGAGGAGCAGCGCCGTCCCGCCGATCGCTTCGATGCCGCCGTCGGCGCGGGGATCGTCGCCGACGTGGACGAGGTCCGCGGGGGCGACCCCGAGTTCGTCGGCGGTCAGCTCGAATATCTCGGGCGCGGGTTTGCGCCACCCGCAGCCGACGCTCGTGACGATCGCGTCGAAATCGTCGCGCTCGAACTCGGACCTGACGAGCGTCCGCCCGACCAGTTCCGGGACGCTGCAGTTCGAGCAGATCGCGACCGGCCCCCGCTCGCGGGCGGCGTCGACCGCCTCGACCGCGCCCGGCCTGGTCTCGACGGTCGGATCGAACGCCGCGACGACGGCCCGCCTGGCGGCGTTGCGCTCGTAGTCGACGCCGCGGCTCGCGAGCGCGCGCGAGACGTGAGCCGGAAGCGGCACTTCCGCGCCGTCGGGCGCGTCGACGTGTGCCTCGGCGTAGGCGTCGGCCCAGTCGTCCGGGACTACGACGTCGCGTTCTGCAAGTTCGGTCGCGACGGCCGCGGCCGGGTCGGCCGGGCGGTCGGCGGTCACCAGGGTCCCGAAGAGGTCGAACGATACTCCCACGCTACTGTAACTAGTACAAGATGACTTTAATTTCGCGGTCCCTCGGAACCGGTGACGGTCACGGCGGGTGCTACGAGCACGGGCGGGAGTCACGCGCCGAAAGGAGACCGCAAAACGAACGGCGAACGAACCGTGCTCAGGCCAGCCGGGCGAACGCCAGGTTGCCCGAGATGTTCTTGATGTAGATGTCGACGACGTCGCCCTCCTCCGCGCCGGGGACGAAGATCGTATAGCTGCCCTTCTCGGCGACGCCGTCGCCCTTGCGGCCGGTGCCGGTGATCTCGACCGTATAGGTCTCGCCCTCTTCGACGGCGTCTTGCTGCTGTTGCTGCTGGCTGCTCGAGGAGCGCTTGGTGACCGGGCGGAACGCACCGCAGGCGTCACAGCGCAGCATCGGGGTACGGTCCTCGCGGACGAGGCGGGTGTCCGGCAGGCCACACTCCGAACAGAGGACGTACTCGTCGACGTAGGCGTCGATCGCCGCGTTGAAGTCCTGCTCGGAGAAGGTCCCGTTGTACCGGCCGCGGCCATTTTCGAGTTTGCCGCTGGTCCCTAGCTCGCGCTGAATGAACCGGTGGAGATGCTCGGTCTCACGGGAGAGCACATCACCGATCTCGTCGAGGTTCGTCACGCGCGTAAAGGCGCCGTCCTTCTGGGTCTGCGGGTCGGGAATCTGGAGCCGTTCTTCCTCGCCCCCGATGTCGGGGACGTCCTCCATCGCTCGGTCGAGACTCGATTCGTAATCCATACGCGAAATCAAGTGATGGGGACGTAAAGCCGTTCTGCTCTTATAATCCGCCCGACGGCGCGGCGATCGCTGTGTTGCAGGTCGGGCTCACGCGGGACGAATCGGCGTCGCCGACCGGAGTGGCGACCTGGTCAGTAGGTTGATCCGCCGCTCTCGCCGACCGAACCTTGCTTCTCGTCGTCCAGTTCGTCGAGGTCGCGCTCGGTATTGGCCTCGTTGGGACTGCCCGCCTCGCCGGTGATTTCGCCGTAAACGGCCTCGCGGACCTCCTCCGGCGAATCGTACTCTTCGTTTGCCAACCGGTCGAAGACGCTCCCCAGCGTCTCGGTCTCGTTTGGCATGTCGATCGGCTCGCTGCCGTACTCCGAAGCGATCTCCTCGCTGGTGATCGGATACTCGAGCTCGCCGAGGTGGCTCTCGACGTCGTCGAGAATCGATTCGCTGTGTTCGGCGCGCTCGGATTTTCGCTGTTCGGCACGGTCCTGAACGCGGTCGCGGCTCGGGCCGTCGTTGCTCATAGTCGGGCTATCACCAGCCATCGGAAAAGCGGCTGGCCGGCGTTCGCGTGGTCGTTCGTCGTCATCAGTTTCGATTTCCGTTCCCGTTTCGGTGTGCTACGTATCCGGATTCACGGCTGACCTTCGAGTGCCGTATCCGTCCAGCCTATTGCCGTCAGCATCGTTTGCTTCTCACACCGCGTTCCAGAAACGATCGTAATCAGGGTCATACGACCCACCGTCATACGACCGCAGATTCACGCCGATCGGAACTCTGGTTGCGAGCGTTCGCCCATCCGTTGTTACGGCAGTAGCAACGATCCGTGTGCCCCTCGAGTACTCAAAGTAGATATATGTCCTCGCTGTGCCGACAAGGGGCCGTTAGATGACAGATGACGGTAATCGACGAACGATCGCCGCCTGTGAGCAGTGTGGAGCGCTCTACGCGGCACTCGAGTTGGAAGAAGACAAGTTTCGACCGATCGGTCGCCGGGACGGGTGCCAATGCGGGAGCACGGAGTTTACGCCCGTCGACGGGTCGCTCTCGGACCTGGCGGTAGAGGAGGAGGCCGACGACTAACCAATAACAATAGTTGGTAACACGGTTTCTTTATTTAGTTCTGGGTGTGAAAAGTGCGGGCATTACAGGTGTTTTATGTGTTACTGAATGAAGTGCTGCTTAGTTTCCGGGTATGTTTCTAGTGAACAGTATTTTCTGGTTCTGAAACTCTAAATTCGTCCTCATGGTCTATTTCGTTCTCAGGTGAGTAGTGATGCACTCCTCCACGACTGAGAAGGGGATTGCGGTCAAGAAGCGGCTTTTCTCGATGGTACAGAGGAACGCCAGAGCCATATTCTTCTTCGAGAGCATCGAGCCGAGTTTGTTCGAGCAATAGGAACGGAGTGTTGTCACCGAGTGGTTCGTTAGCGATAACGAGTTCCAACCCGATCTCGTTCAGGAGGGTGTGGTTAAGGAGTGCGGCTGTCGCACCATGATTCGATACCGCCAGTGTCTCCGTTGCATGGGGGAACAATCGGAGCGGATATTCGGCACGTGTTTCTTCTGTCTCCTCGTCCAAAAGACGGACAACGAATGCCTCTGGATGTTCTCCCGAAAGATGCGGGTATTTTTTCTCTGGCTGCGCCGGAAGAGATACTTCGACGCGATACCCCCATATCCCAATAACCGTATTGAGCGTCGCAGCGAGATCATGCGAATGTAGTTTGTAATCGACACTGAACCGGCTTGGAAGCCCGAAAAGGAACGTCTCCTCGATGTTTTCCCACGCCTCCTCTATATTCACTTCAGCGCCGAGATAACCATATAGCTCTTGAAATGAGGTGATGACGCCCTCACGTACTGTCTCGGGATTGTGCCCTTCCGGCAATCCCCGTTCAATCACTGTGTCCTCGTCAAATCCGAAGAGCGAGAATCCTCTCACAGCAGCCGTAAACGGGTCGTCGTAATCATCACTAAGTGTCATACGTGATCGTTTGCTATTCTAGTCAAAATACCTATTATTATACCGAATTGGCTGCTTCAATTTCAAGTTTGTGACTGAATAAAGAAATTGTATTACCAAACACTACTAAAATCAGACCGAGTGACGATCAATCGACAAGATTGGAGTGACGACAGTTCGGCAGCGTGATCGACTCGGTCTTTCGGACGCCGCACTCGATGTCGCTTTCGACCGCGTACTCCATTTGATCTAACACACCGAACAGGTGTCAGACACACCTGCTCGCGAGCGTGCGACTCCGCATTCAAGGTTCAGCAACTGATCCTCAAATTCTATCGATTCACTGCACTGATCGAGAGAGTTCGTAAGAAGTCCGCCCTCCCCGATTTGAACGGGGGGCAAGTCGATCTACAGTCGACTGCTCTACCAGTCTGAGCTAAGGGCGGTCACTTGCGGGCACTTCAACGTAGTTGCCGAGATGCACATAAGGGTTATTATTCGGATCGACGCGGGATGTGACCGTGGCCGTGATCGGCAGAATGATTGATATGGGTGGCGTCATAACACGTTGAATAATTCGCGCATGAGTAAGATCACGTTCCGCGCCGACGACGACCTCGTCGAGCGACTCGAGGCCCTCGACGCCTCCAAAAGCGAAGTAATGCGGGAGGCGCTGCGGTCCTATCTCGAGGGAGCCGCGCCGCGGAACGATGACTCTCAACCGCAGACAGCCCAGAATCTCGACGGACAGGGACAGGGCGCGATCGACGACCTCGTCCGGAAACGGGTCGACGAACGGCTCGAGCAGCGACTACGAGAGTTAGGTCTAGGACCGCACTTCGATCAGGCGGGCGCACACACGAGTCATGCTCCCACACTGTCCGACGCGACCGGCGACATCACCGTCTCGGTCTCGCTCGACGGCACGAACTCGCCGTCCGACAACCGCGCTCGGGTCGACCAGGCGCACCCGCGTAAGACGACGGACGCAGCGGCTGACCGTGCGCCGACTCCGAACGGCACGAAGGAACGGCCGGAATCGGAAGCCGACGCGGGGTCCGACACCGACGAAGCGAACCGACAGTGTACGCAGTGCGGGGAAGAACTCGACGGCGATCACGTCTACTGTCCCAACTGCGGCGAGAAGGCCGCACGACGACTGTTCTGTGAGTGCGGTGACGAGATCCGGTCCGACTGGGGATTCTGTCCTAGTTGCGGTCGTCGGACGCCGGCGGCGGACGTGTTGGAGACTGACGGGCAGCAGTTCTGACCGGTGTAAGACACGGAAAGTCACGTCCGACGAAAGTTTTATTATTCAAGCCAGACATCGACTTAGTCGTGTAAGACGGATCGTCTTACACCCGCCACCGAGGCGGGAAATCGCCCGATGGCGGGCGGTTCCAACGTAAGACACGTCGCGTCTGACAGGGGCGCGCCACCGTCTTACCCTCAACGGGGAATACAACCATGGAGCGTGTGACACTGCGAATCCCGAAACAGCAGATCGAAGAGGTCGAACAATTAGTCGATTCGGGCGAGTTCCCGAACCGGAGCGAAGCGATTCGGTCGGCCGTCCGCGAGATGATCAACGAACAGGACGCGCCGCGCGAGCAGTCCGGTAAGCGCAACTGGGCCAAGGTGTAACGATGCAGGATATCGTTCAAGATGCCCTCGAGAACGCAGAGGAAGAGGCCCGGGAGATGGACGTCTCGATGGACGAGGACGAGTTCGGGGACCCCCGGATCGTTATCGTCGGTTGCGGCGGAGCGGGCAACAACACCATCAACCGGCTGTATAACATCGGCGTCGACGGTGCCGACACCGTGGCGATCAACACGGACAAGCAGCACCTCAAGATGATCGAGGCCGACACGAAGATCCTGGTCGGCAAGTCGCTCACCAACGGGCTCGGCGCCGGCGGCGACCCGTCGATGGGCGAACGCGCGACCGAGATGGCCCAGAGCACGATCAAGGAGGTACTCGGCGATGCGGACCTCGTATTCGTGACCGCTGGGATGGGCGGTGGTACCGGCACGGGTGCCGCCCCCGTCGTCTCGAAGATCGCCAAGGAGCAGGGTGCGATCGTCGTCGGCATGGTCTCGACGCCGTTCAATGTCGAGCGTGCCCGCACGGTCAAGGCCGAGGAAGGCCTCGAGAAGCTACGCGAGCAGGCTGACTCGATCATCGTGCTCGACAACAACCGCCTGCTCGATTACGTCCCGAACCTGCCGATCGGCAAGGCGTTCTCGGTGATGGACCAGATCATCGCTGAGACCGTCAAGGGTATCTCGGAGACGATTACCCAGCCCTCGCTGATCAACCTGGACTACGCCGACATGTCCACGATCATGAACCAGGGCGGCGTCGCCGTCATGCTGGTCGGCGAGACCCAGGACAAGAACAAGACCGACGAGGTCGTCAAGGACGCGATGAACCACCCGCTGCTTGACGTCGACTACCGCGGCGCGAGCGGCGGACTCGTCCACATCACCGGCGGCCCGGACCTCACGCTGAAAGAGGCCGAGGGTATCGCCGACAACATCACCGAGCGCCTCGAGGCCTCGGCGAACGTCATCTGGGGTGCCCGTATCCAGGAGAACTACAAAGGCAAGGTCCGCGTCATGGCGATCATGACCGGCGTCCAGAGCGCGCAGGTGCTCGGACCGACGACCCAGAAACAGGCCGATAAGTCCCGCGCGAGCATCGAAGGGCTCAACGACACCGATTTCGATGCGAGCAACAACGTCGAGAACGCGGGCTCCGGTTTCGGCGCGCAGAGCGACGGCGGCCGCGAGGAAGTCGAACGCCAGAACGGCGTCGACGTGATCCGCTAGGACGGCACGCGGCGGGTGGCCCACGAGACGACACACCACCACGCTACTGACACACCACACCACACCGCGACGGCCGGTCACCGGCTGCGTCGCCGTTCGTTTTCTTCGCCGGTCGATACGATCGGCACCGATTTGTCACGGGTTCGGCTCGGAAGCTACTCGAACAGTCGTTCCCATGTCCCGTCTCGCTACTTCCCGGGCCAAATCACACGATAGAGGACCGTTTACGACCGTATACGAGGAGATCGTGTGGCCCGGTTCCGAGATCGATGTAACCGAACACAGGCATCGCGCCCGCTCTCGGGCGCAGGTCGCCTGGCCACCCGACGAAGAAACGATTCCGATGTGGGGTGGGGGCGACGGGCCGCCAAACGACGACAGTGTGAGCTCAGGCGAGCGATTCGAGCAGCGAACACTTGCGACAGATCTCTCGGGTCGTCGTCGAGCCACACTGCGCGCATTCTCGGAGGTCGGCACCGTCGTCACCGCTGTATTCCTCGGCGGTGATGGCGGCTAGCTCCTCGTATCCGGACAGAATCGAGTGGCGAGTCCCGGGGTGGTTCTCCTCTAAGTCGTAGAGCAGTTGTTGGATCTCGCCGCGGTAGGCCTCGCTCGCGTGGGGACACTCGGTGATGTGAGCGGGGAGGTCGTTGACGTGGGCGTAGAGGGCGACTTCCTTTTCGGGGACGTCCCGGAGCGGTTTCGCGCGCGGAACGAACTCCTCCTGGTCCTCGCGCTCCGAGAGGGGGCCGAGGCTGGCGTCGAAGTGTTTGGCGATCTGTTCGACGTCGCCTTCGAGGAAGTTCATCAGGGCGGTCTGGGCCTCGTCGTCCAAGTTGTGGCCCGTCAGCAGGAGATCGGCGTCGAGTTCGTCGGCGTACGTCGAGAGCAGATCGCGCCGGAAGACACCGCAGTAGGCGCAGGCGGCCATGTTCTCGGGATCGTCCTCGACGACGTCGTCCATCCGAACGTCGAATTCGTCCTCGTAGCTGACCAGTTCGTGGCGAATGCCCAGCTCCTCGGAGAGTTCGACGCAGGCGTCGACCGACTTGTCCCGGTAGCCTTCGATGCCCTCGTGGATCGTCAGTCCGACGAGTTCGATGCGCGGATCCTCGGCGAACGTATCGTGGAGGATCTGCGTGAGAACGACGCTGTCCTTACCGCCGGAGAGGCCGATCACCCAGGTCTGGGGGTCGTCGGGCGTCGCGTCTTGGGGGACCAGATCGTCCCGTCGGACGCGGCGGCGAACCCGCTTCTCGACCGACTCGCGGAAGTGATCCGCACAGAGGTGTGCCCCGGAGTAGGCGGCGTGCATGATCGCCTCCTCGTCACACCGGTTGCAGTCCATTACGGGTCAGCTTGCCGTCGGACGCGTATGTCGGTTTCGTCTCCCCGGTCGCGGTCCGTCCGACGCGCTCGTCCGTCGCGTTCTGCGATGCGCGGACCGCGGTCGGACGACGCCGACTGTCGACTGCCAACTGCCGTCCGCCGACCGCGGGCGCCGAAGACCGGGCCGGATCAGGCCGGAACCGTCGGCCGGTCCTCGACGGCGTCGGACCCGTCTTCGAGGACGGCTAACAGAAGCTCGACGTACCGGTCACGTACTGCGGACGAGAACAGTTCGTGGCCGCCGTTGTAGAGGACGACGTGTTCGGCGGGGACCCGCTCGCCGATCGGTCGAAGGCTGATGACGGGATCGCGAAGCGAGCAGAAGACGACGGCGTCGTGGTCGATCGTCAGCAGGTCTTCTTGCGCCCGACGCGTCTCCCGGACGAACGCCGGCGACACCCACGAGGGCGTCGTCGCGATCTGGTGG from Natrinema salifodinae carries:
- the cobT gene encoding nicotinate mononucleotide-dependent phosphoribosyltransferase CobT — its product is MRVLLPAGTTETALIDGISAAGAAPELMEHTPSADVEILAYGEPVAAPVTPVSPNGCPTPAAVTRAVQEVVGFDLAAIDAGLARSTAAPTVDLGVEPGNDIREDAAVPDANAVFDRAYDYGTSLPDDELLIGETVPGGTTTALGVLTALGEPTGVSSSLPENPIERKRRVVDEGLAASGLEPGDCEGAPLEAVEAVGDPVQPTVAGIAAGALAAETDVTLAGGTQMVAVAALLRHADVDAGLSIATTSFVADERGDDLAAACERFNCELTVTDPGFDERDHVAMARYRAGEAKEGVAMGGALSLVPDADGRMREVRDRLEAVCARLGIESEGDGRNDEQVDDGTATEDTRGS
- a CDS encoding NTP transferase domain-containing protein, coding for MCGGKGTRLESPHEKPLHPIDGDPMVDRVLGALRESRIEAIHAAVSPNAPETRSHLESVDGVATIETPGDGYVADLLAVLDRSEIEPPVLTVAADLPLLEAAVVDRVLAARGDGGASRTVCVPAALKRRLGVSIDARLEPEDHLAPTGVNVVGDPDDTTTMTDVYYDSRLAVNVNRLEDARLATELLRDRRTEPVTTTESETSSDAETDAEER
- the cobS gene encoding adenosylcobinamide-GDP ribazoletransferase yields the protein MAVIARWLGAVRGAVGFLTRLPVSHREGDWEAFRSTPAAFPIVGAVAGALTAVPLLAADALPAPTVAAGYLLAVYAVTGIHHLDGVADLGDALAVHGDVERRREVLKDTTTGVGALLAVALTVAALALGGLGLAGLPVRAAIGVAIGAEVGTKLGMAAMACFGRAATEGMGAQFTAASGPASFVAPAVVALPAVALTWPRPVPAVALCGAVAGIGLPWYWADRHLGGISGDIFGAANEIGRVAGVHLGVIAWTLS
- a CDS encoding CobD/CbiB family cobalamin biosynthesis protein, whose amino-acid sequence is MSLTTLAIIGLAFSLDLLIAEPPTAAHPVAWFGRLVGTLDREWRPDDRGQRAVGVAIAVGAPLIPAAVAGGVVLAATDAHPTAGGVAAAVVLFLTTSLRSLLDLTEEVIAATDAEPQNKGSDEGDFDQARERIRGLVGRDTSTLSAGQLRSAAVESAAENLADGLVATLLPFAVLAPISLPAAAAAAAWVKGVNTLDSMLGYPSKPIGTASARLDDLVMFVPARLTAAAIAVAAADPFALARARQWARAPPSPNSGWPMATLACVLGVRLEKPAVYVLNPGADLPTLADGERAISLVGLAAVVSVVVAAVLALVVDELAAALAVDRGGAAVTGLALASVGGSALVLLGRWATEVSPGWR
- a CDS encoding HAD family hydrolase — encoded protein: MGVSFDLFGTLVTADRPADPAAAVATELAERDVVVPDDWADAYAEAHVDAPDGAEVPLPAHVSRALASRGVDYERNAARRAVVAAFDPTVETRPGAVEAVDAARERGPVAICSNCSVPELVGRTLVRSEFERDDFDAIVTSVGCGWRKPAPEIFELTADELGVAPADLVHVGDDPRADGGIEAIGGTALLLEDCPLEDVPARLASPNDHSSHE
- a CDS encoding translation initiation factor IF-2 subunit beta; this translates as MDYESSLDRAMEDVPDIGGEEERLQIPDPQTQKDGAFTRVTNLDEIGDVLSRETEHLHRFIQRELGTSGKLENGRGRYNGTFSEQDFNAAIDAYVDEYVLCSECGLPDTRLVREDRTPMLRCDACGAFRPVTKRSSSSQQQQQQDAVEEGETYTVEITGTGRKGDGVAEKGSYTIFVPGAEEGDVVDIYIKNISGNLAFARLA
- a CDS encoding DUF5789 family protein; the encoded protein is MSNDGPSRDRVQDRAEQRKSERAEHSESILDDVESHLGELEYPITSEEIASEYGSEPIDMPNETETLGSVFDRLANEEYDSPEEVREAVYGEITGEAGSPNEANTERDLDELDDEKQGSVGESGGSTY
- a CDS encoding double zinc ribbon domain-containing protein — encoded protein: MSKITFRADDDLVERLEALDASKSEVMREALRSYLEGAAPRNDDSQPQTAQNLDGQGQGAIDDLVRKRVDERLEQRLRELGLGPHFDQAGAHTSHAPTLSDATGDITVSVSLDGTNSPSDNRARVDQAHPRKTTDAAADRAPTPNGTKERPESEADAGSDTDEANRQCTQCGEELDGDHVYCPNCGEKAARRLFCECGDEIRSDWGFCPSCGRRTPAADVLETDGQQF
- a CDS encoding ribbon-helix-helix domain-containing protein, encoding MERVTLRIPKQQIEEVEQLVDSGEFPNRSEAIRSAVREMINEQDAPREQSGKRNWAKV
- the ftsZ gene encoding cell division protein FtsZ gives rise to the protein MQDIVQDALENAEEEAREMDVSMDEDEFGDPRIVIVGCGGAGNNTINRLYNIGVDGADTVAINTDKQHLKMIEADTKILVGKSLTNGLGAGGDPSMGERATEMAQSTIKEVLGDADLVFVTAGMGGGTGTGAAPVVSKIAKEQGAIVVGMVSTPFNVERARTVKAEEGLEKLREQADSIIVLDNNRLLDYVPNLPIGKAFSVMDQIIAETVKGISETITQPSLINLDYADMSTIMNQGGVAVMLVGETQDKNKTDEVVKDAMNHPLLDVDYRGASGGLVHITGGPDLTLKEAEGIADNITERLEASANVIWGARIQENYKGKVRVMAIMTGVQSAQVLGPTTQKQADKSRASIEGLNDTDFDASNNVENAGSGFGAQSDGGREEVERQNGVDVIR
- the ncsA gene encoding tRNA 2-thiolation protein NcsA — translated: MDCNRCDEEAIMHAAYSGAHLCADHFRESVEKRVRRRVRRDDLVPQDATPDDPQTWVIGLSGGKDSVVLTQILHDTFAEDPRIELVGLTIHEGIEGYRDKSVDACVELSEELGIRHELVSYEDEFDVRMDDVVEDDPENMAACAYCGVFRRDLLSTYADELDADLLLTGHNLDDEAQTALMNFLEGDVEQIAKHFDASLGPLSEREDQEEFVPRAKPLRDVPEKEVALYAHVNDLPAHITECPHASEAYRGEIQQLLYDLEENHPGTRHSILSGYEELAAITAEEYSGDDGADLRECAQCGSTTTREICRKCSLLESLA